TAATGCTCAAACTCAGAGCATGGAACCTGGCTTGCCGATTCCTGTTGTAATCACTGCTTTTGCGGACAAGAGCTTCTCGTTTGTGATGAAGACTCCACCCGCAACTATTTTGATTAAGAAAGCAGCAAAAATTGAGAAGGGCTCACCCCGCCCTCATACCGATAAGGTTGGTAAGATCACTCGAGCTCAGGCTGAGGAAATTGCCAAGTTAAAAATGCCTGATTTAACCGCTGCAGATTTAGATGCTGCTGTGCGGACTGTGGCAGGCAGCGCCCGTTCGATGGGCATTACCGTGGAAGGAGTCTAAGCATGCCTAAATTATCAAAGCGTGTGAAAGCGATTCAGTCCAAGGTAGATCGAAATAAATTTTATCCGTTGGATGATGCATTGGTGTTAGTTAAGGAATGCGCAACGGCAAAGTTTGATGAGTCAATCGATGTTGCTGTTCAATTAGGCATTGATGCGAAAAAATCAGATCAAGTTGTGCGTGGCGCGGTTGTGTTGCCTGCTGGTACTGGTAAACATGTGCGCGTTGCTGTTTTCGCTCAGGGCGAAAAGGCTGAACAAGCCAAAGCAGCTGGAGCCGAGATTGTTGGTATGGAAGATTTAGCCGAACAAATTAAAGGCGGCAACATTAATTTTGATGTGTTGATTGCATCCCCAGATACCATGAAGATTGTTGGAACTTTGGGACAAGTATTGGGCCCACGCGGTTTGATGCCTAATCCAAAGGTCGGTACCGTGACCCCTGACGTAGTTACTGCAATTAAGAATGCGAAGGCAGGCCAGGTCCAGTTCCGCGTAGACAAGGCTGGTATTGTGCACGCTTCGATTGGCCGTCGCTCTTTTGAGCCAACCGCTCTTAAGACCAATTTACTAGCCCTACTTGATGCCTTAAATAAGGCTAAGCCAAGCGCATCAAAAGGGATTTATTTAAGAAAGATCGCGGTCAGTAGCACTATGGGTGCTGGTGTGCGGATCGATCAAGCTTCGCTACAGGCTGCATAAGCCCGTAGTAAAAAACTTTGGGTCGAGTGCCTTGGCACTCGAACATCAAAGACCGTTGGTGAACAAAGTGCTGTTTGACGAGTTCTTAATAATTACGCGAGTAATGACCAACCTAGATGGCGACCCTGTAAGGATATTTCGGGCACACCCCGTGATAGACAAATCAGACGCTGGTGTGTAACCCCGATTGGAAACAATCGGAATGAGAAGGAGTTAAACCGTGCCTTTGAATGTAGAAGACAAAAAAGCGATTGTGGCTGATGTCGGCGCTCAATTGGCTGCGGCTCAAACAGTGGTGCTTGCCGAGTATCGCGGGATTCCCGTGGGTGAGTTAACCACCTTGCGTGCCAATGCGCGTTCCCAAGGTGTTTATCTTCGAGTATTGAAGAACACCCTGGCCCGTCGTGCTGCGCAAGGAACACCGTTTGAGCAACTTGGTGACTCAATGGTTGGACCTTTGATTTATGGAATCTCTGCAGATCCTGTTGCTCCGGCAAAGGTATTGCATCAGTTTTCTAAAGGTCAAGATCAATTAGTGATCAAAGCAGGCTTTTATAACGGCAAAGTACTTGATGTAAACGGTGTTAAAGAACTGGCGACGATTCCGTCACGCGAAGAATTGCTCTCGAAGTTATTGGGAGTGATGAAGGCGCCTGTGTCAGCAATGGCTCGTGTTCTTGGTGCTGTGGCAGAGCAAAAAGCAAGTGGAGCGCCAACTGTAGCGGCCGCACCAGTTGCTGAAGTTGCCGCAGAGCCAGCACCCGAAGTGAGTGCTGCACCCGAGCAAGACAACCCAACTCCTGCGGCTTAATGCGCAGGATCAACTTATATAGTTTAGGAGCTAAAAATGGCAATTACTAAAGAAGAAATTATTGAAGCAGTTGGCAATATGTCCGTAATGGATTTGAATGATTTGGTTAAGGCATTTGAAGAGAAGTTTGGCGTCTCTGCAGCCGCAATGGCTGTCGCCGGACCTGCTGGCGGTGGCGGAGCTGCTGCAGCAGCTGAAGAAAAGACCGAATTCACCGTAAACCTCCTTGAGGCTGGTGCTAATAAGGTTGGCGTGATTAAGGCGGTTCGTGAGATTACCGGTCTTGGCTTGAAAGAGGCAAAAGATTTGGTTGATGGCGCACCAAAACCAATCAAAGAAGGCGTTGATAAGAAAACAGCGGAAGAGGCTAAGAAAAAGCTCGAGGACGCTGGCGCAAAAGCCGACCTCAAGTAATTTTGAGATTGCTGGAGGGCCCCTGGGCTCTCCTTGGTTTGATCCTCAGTGGTCAAACCAGATCTCACATTTACTGATGTAAGTCTGAAATCTGGTTTGCCTTCTGATACGACTGCAGAAGACAAGTTTGGTCGGGCATAACAATTTAGATTGTTTTGCTGTCCGCCAGAGGCTGGTAGAGGCCAGCCGCCAAATCTTTGCTCAGTCGCTGCCATCGGAGATGAAATGAACTATAGCTTCACCGAACGCAAGCGCATCCGTAAGAGTTTTGCTAAGCGACCCAATAATCACCAGGTTCCATACCTGCTTACAACCCAGCTCGAGTCTTATGCTAAATTTTTGCAGGCTGATAAACCTGCAACCGCAAGAGCGAATGAGGGGCTTCAATCTGCATTTACATCGATATTCCCGATCGTATCCAACAATGGATACGCTCGCATGGAATATGTGTCCTATCAGTTATCACCACCACCATTTGACGTCAAAGAGTGTCAGCAGCGTGGCTTGACCTATCACTCTGCCTTGCGCGCCAAAGTACGCTTGATCATTAATGACCGTGAGGCGCCGCAGAAGGTAAAAGAGGTGAAGGAGCAAGAAGTCTATATGGGTGAAATCCCCTTGATGACTGATACAGGCTCATTTGTGATCAATGGCACCGAGCGTGTGATTGTTTCTCAGCTCCATCGTTCACCCGGTGTGTTTTTTGAGCATGACAAAGGTAAAACCCATAGCTCAGGAAAGCTTTTGTTCTCTGCGCGCATCATTCCTTATCGCGGCTCTTGGCTTGATTTTGAATTTGATCCCAAAGATATTTTGTATTTCCGAGTAGACCGTCGTCGTAAGATGCCCGTCACCATTTTGCTTAAAGCGATTGGCTTAAATAACGAGCAGATTTTGGCAAACTTCTTTAATTTTGACCATTTCACTCTCTCACAGTCAGGCGCGTCCATGGAATTTGTTCCAGAGCGTTTGCGTGGTGAAGTTGCTCGATTTGATATCGTTGATAAGAATGGCGTTGTTGTTGTTCAAAAAGACAAGCGCATCAATGCAAAGCATATTCGTGAGCTTGAGGCTGCTAAAACTAAAATTATTACCGTACCGGATGATTCTTTAATTGGTCGCGTGGTCGCTAAAAATATTGTTGATCCGGATTCCGGCGAAGTATTAGCAAGTGCGAACGACGAGATTACAGAAGATCTCTTAGCAAAACTTCGTGAGAGTGGTATTAAGCAATTTGAGACTATTTATACCAATGACTTAGATTGTGGCGCTTATATTTCGCAGACCTTGCGCATGGATGAGACTGCGGATCAAACCGCTGCTCGTATTGCCATTTACCGCATGATGCGTCCTGGCGAGCCACCTACTGAAGATGCGGTTGAGGCTTTGTTCCAGCGCCTGTTCTATAGCGAAGACTCTTATGATTTATCACGCGTTGGCCGCATGAAGGTCAATAGTCGTTTGGGTCGTAGCGAGATGGAAGGCCCGATGGTGCTCTCGAATGAAGACATCATGGATACCATCAAGATTTTGGTTGATCTTCGTAATGGTAAAGGCGAGGTCGACGACATTGACCATCTTGGTAATCGTCGTGTGCGGTGTGTTGGTGAGTTGGCAGAAAACCAGTTTCGTGCCGGGTTGTCACGTGTTGAACGCGCAGTAAAAGAGCGCCTTGGCCAAGCCGAGACCGAAAACTTAATGCCCCATGATTTAATTAATAGCAAACCGATTTCTTCGGCGATTCGTGAGTTCTTTGGCTCATCGCAGCTATCGCAATTTATGGATCAAACCAATCCATTGTCTGAGATTACGCATAAACGTCGTATCTCGGCATTGGGGCCTGGTGGATTAACCCGAGAGCGCGCCGGCTTTGAAGTACGCGACGTGCATCCAACCCATTATGGTCGGGTTTGCCCAATTGAAACTCCAGAGGGACCAAACATTGGTTTGATTAATTCACTCGCTTTGTTTGCCCGATTAAATGAGCATGGTTTTCTTGAGACGCCATATCGTAAGGTAAGCAATGGCAAGGTAACCGATCAGGTTGAGTATTTGTCGGCGATTGAAGAAGCGAAGTACACCATCGCTCAGGCGAATGCCACGATTGATAAAAACGGTAAACTTGCAGACGAATTAGTATCTGCTCGCCAAGCAGGCGAGACCATGATGGTTGGTCCAGAGCGGATTGATTACATTGATGTGGCGCCAAGCCAAATCGTTTCTGCTGCAGCTTCACTTGTGCCATTCCTAGAGCATGATGATGCAAACCGCGCATTGATGGGTGCAAACATGCAGCGTCAAGCCGTTCCATGCTTGCGCCCCGACAAACCATTAGTTGGCACTGGTCTTGAGCGTATTGTGGCCCTCGACTCTGGAACTGTGGTGATGGCAACTCGCGGCGGTGTGGTCGATTATGTGGATGCGAACCGAATCGTGATTCGTGTAAACGACGATGAGACCGCAGCCGGTGAAGTTGGTGTGGATATTTATAACCTGACTAAGTACACGCGCTCGAACCAAAATACCAACATTAACCAGCGCCCAATCGTTCAAGTTGGCGATCATGTCAAGCGTGGCGATGTGGTTGCAGATGGCGCCTCAACTGATCTTGGTGAATTGGCCTTAGGTCAAAACATGACCGTCGCCTTTATGCCTTGGAATGGGTATAACTTTGAAGACTCCATCTTGATTTCTGAGAAGGTTGTAGCGGATGATCGATATACCTCTATTCATATTGAGGAACTATCGGTTGTAGCGCGAGACACAAAGTTAGGCTCGGAAGAGATCTCAAGGGATATTTCTAATTTGGCCGAATCCCAATTAGCACGCCTTGATGAAAGCGGTATCGTGTATATCGGTGCAGAGGTTGAGGCTGGTGATGTATTGGTCGGTAAGGTAACGCCAAAAGGCGAGACCACCCTGACTCCAGAAGAGAAGTTATTGCGCGCAATTTTTGGTGAAAAAGCCTCTGATGTAAAAGATACTTCATTGCGCGTGCCCTCGGGAATGAGTGGTACCGTCATTGACGTTCAAGTATTTACTCGCGAGGGTATTGAGCGTGATGCGCGTGCTCAATCCATCATTGCCGAAGAGCTCCAACGCTATCGGTTAGACCTGAACGATCAGTTGCGTATTGTTGAGGGCGATGCATTTGATCGTTTACAAAAACTACTCTTAAATAAATCAGCCAATGGCGGCCCCAAGAAATTAGCTAAAGGTAGCAAGATTACGAAAGAGTATTTGTCAGAGTTGGATCGCTACCATTGGTTTGACATTCGGCCGGCGGATGAAGATGTCGCTGCACAGGTCGAAGCGATCAAAGCTTCGATTGAAGCAAAGCGCAAGCAATTTGATGCAGCGTTTGAGGAAAAGCGTAAGAAGTTGACCCAAGGCGATGAATTGCCACCAGGTGTCACCAAGATGGTGAAGGTGTACTTGGCTGTGAAGCGCCGTTTGCAACCTGGCGATAAGATGGCAGGTCGTCATGGCAATAAGGGTGTTGTATCTAAGATTGTTCCAGTCGAAGACATGCCCTACATGGCCGATGGTCGTTCTGTTGATATCGTGCTTAATCCTTTAGGCGTTCCTTCACGGATGAACGTTGGCCAAATTCTGGAGACCCATTTGGGTTGGGCTGCGCAGGGTATTGGTAAACGGATTGATGCCATGCTTAAGGAGCAGGCTAAGGTAGCTGATCTTAGAAAGTTCTTTAAGACGCTTTATAACGAAACGGGTCGTCAAGAAAATATCGATGACTTCAGCGATGAGCAGATTCTGGAGCTTTCCAGCAACCTAAAGAATGGCTTGCCATTTGCAACCCCTGTTTTTGACGGTGCTACCGAAAACGAGATTGGCAAGATGTTGGAGTTTGCTTATCCCGATGATCAGGCTAAGAGCTTACATATGACTCCATCGCGTCAGCAAATTACCTTGTATGACGGACGTACTGGCGATGCATTTGAGCGCCCAGTCACCGTTGGTGTAATGCATGTCTTGAAATTACACCATTTGGTTGATGACAAGATGCATGCTCGCTCAACCGGACCATACTCCTTGGTGACGCAGCAACCTCTGGGCGGAAAAGCCCAGTTTGGTGGTCAGCGCTTTGGTGAGATGGAAGTTTGGGCACTAGAAGCGTATGGCGCCTCTTATGTCTTGCAAGAGATGCTCACCGTGAAGTCTGATGACGTCACCGGGCGTACCAAAGTTTATGAAAACATCGTCAAGGGCGAGCACACGATTGATGCTGGCATGCCCGAATCGTTCAACGTTCTAGTGAAAGAAATCCGTTCGTTGGGTATTGACATTGACATGGAGCGCAACTGATATGAAAGCATTGCTCGATCTATTTAAGCAAACCTCTGGCGAGGAGCAGTTTGACGCCATCAAAATTGGCTTAGCCTCTCCCGAGAAAATTCGTTCGTGGTCTTTTGGTGAAGTTCGTAAGCCCGAGACGATTAATTACCGTACCTTTAAACCAGAAAGAGACGGTCTCTTTTGTGCCAAGATTTTTGGTCCGATTAAAGACTATGAGTGCTTGTGCGGTAAATATAAGCGTCTCAAGTTCCGCGGTGTTATTTGTGAAAAATGCGGCGTTGAGGTCACTTTGGCTAAGGTGCGTCGTGAGCGCATGGGCCATATTGAGCTTGCCGCTCCAGTTGCACACATTTGGTTTTTGAAGTCGTTGCCATCCCGTTTGGGCATGGTCTTAGACATGACCTTGCGTGATATCGAGCGTGTTCTGTATTTCGAGGCATACGTTGTTGTTGATCCCGGCTTAACGCCTGAGGGCGCAATGAAGCGCGGTCAAATTATGTCTGAGGATGAGTACAACGCTAAGGTGGAAGAGTTTGGCGAGGGTGCCTTTACTGCCATCATGGGCGCTGAAGGTATTCGGGAGCTATTGCGCACGATTAATATTGATCGTGAAGTAGAGTCGATTCGTTCAGAGTTAAAGGCAACCGGCAGCGATGCCAAGATTAAAAAGTACGCGAAGCGTCTCAAGGTTTTAGAGGCCTTCCAAAGCTCGGGCATCAAGCCTGACTGGATGATCATGGAGGTTTTGCCAGTATTGCCTCCTGAGCTGCGTCCTTTGGTGCCATTGGATGGTGGTCGTTTTGCAACCTCAGACTTGAACGACCTTTATCGTCGCGTCATTAATCGTAATAATCGTTTGCGTCGCCTGCTAGAGCTTCGCGCACCAGAGATTATTGTTCGTAATGAAAAGCGCATGTTGCAAGAGGCGGTTGACTCTTTATTAGATAACGGTCGTCGTGGTAAGGCAATGACGGGAGCGAATAAGCGCCCCTTGAAGTCGCTTGCTGAGATGATTAAAGGTAAGAGTGGCCGTTTCCGTCAGAACTTGTTAGGTAAGCGCGTTGACTACTCAGGTCGTTCGGTCATCGTAGTAGGACCAACGCTTAAGTTGCATCAGTGCGGCTTGCCAAAGTTGATGGCTTTGGAATTATTTAAGCCCTTCATTTTTAATAAGCTCGAGACATTGGGTATTGCAACCACCATTAAGGCCGCTAAGAAGGAAGTTGAGAGCCAAACCCCTATCGTTTGGGATATTTTGGAAGAAGTCATTCGAGAGCATCCAATTCTTCTCAATCGAGCCCCGACTTTGCACCGTCTTGGTATTCAAGCGTTTGAGCCAATGTTAATTGAGGGTAAGGCAATTCAGTTGCACCCCTTGGTC
This genomic window from Polynucleobacter sp. MWH-UH24A contains:
- the rplK gene encoding 50S ribosomal protein L11, with the protein product MAKKIIGFIKLQIPAGKANPSPPVGPALGQRGLNIMEFCKAFNAQTQSMEPGLPIPVVITAFADKSFSFVMKTPPATILIKKAAKIEKGSPRPHTDKVGKITRAQAEEIAKLKMPDLTAADLDAAVRTVAGSARSMGITVEGV
- the rplA gene encoding 50S ribosomal protein L1 codes for the protein MPKLSKRVKAIQSKVDRNKFYPLDDALVLVKECATAKFDESIDVAVQLGIDAKKSDQVVRGAVVLPAGTGKHVRVAVFAQGEKAEQAKAAGAEIVGMEDLAEQIKGGNINFDVLIASPDTMKIVGTLGQVLGPRGLMPNPKVGTVTPDVVTAIKNAKAGQVQFRVDKAGIVHASIGRRSFEPTALKTNLLALLDALNKAKPSASKGIYLRKIAVSSTMGAGVRIDQASLQAA
- the rplJ gene encoding 50S ribosomal protein L10, with product MPLNVEDKKAIVADVGAQLAAAQTVVLAEYRGIPVGELTTLRANARSQGVYLRVLKNTLARRAAQGTPFEQLGDSMVGPLIYGISADPVAPAKVLHQFSKGQDQLVIKAGFYNGKVLDVNGVKELATIPSREELLSKLLGVMKAPVSAMARVLGAVAEQKASGAPTVAAAPVAEVAAEPAPEVSAAPEQDNPTPAA
- the rplL gene encoding 50S ribosomal protein L7/L12 gives rise to the protein MAITKEEIIEAVGNMSVMDLNDLVKAFEEKFGVSAAAMAVAGPAGGGGAAAAAEEKTEFTVNLLEAGANKVGVIKAVREITGLGLKEAKDLVDGAPKPIKEGVDKKTAEEAKKKLEDAGAKADLK
- the rpoB gene encoding DNA-directed RNA polymerase subunit beta; the protein is MNYSFTERKRIRKSFAKRPNNHQVPYLLTTQLESYAKFLQADKPATARANEGLQSAFTSIFPIVSNNGYARMEYVSYQLSPPPFDVKECQQRGLTYHSALRAKVRLIINDREAPQKVKEVKEQEVYMGEIPLMTDTGSFVINGTERVIVSQLHRSPGVFFEHDKGKTHSSGKLLFSARIIPYRGSWLDFEFDPKDILYFRVDRRRKMPVTILLKAIGLNNEQILANFFNFDHFTLSQSGASMEFVPERLRGEVARFDIVDKNGVVVVQKDKRINAKHIRELEAAKTKIITVPDDSLIGRVVAKNIVDPDSGEVLASANDEITEDLLAKLRESGIKQFETIYTNDLDCGAYISQTLRMDETADQTAARIAIYRMMRPGEPPTEDAVEALFQRLFYSEDSYDLSRVGRMKVNSRLGRSEMEGPMVLSNEDIMDTIKILVDLRNGKGEVDDIDHLGNRRVRCVGELAENQFRAGLSRVERAVKERLGQAETENLMPHDLINSKPISSAIREFFGSSQLSQFMDQTNPLSEITHKRRISALGPGGLTRERAGFEVRDVHPTHYGRVCPIETPEGPNIGLINSLALFARLNEHGFLETPYRKVSNGKVTDQVEYLSAIEEAKYTIAQANATIDKNGKLADELVSARQAGETMMVGPERIDYIDVAPSQIVSAAASLVPFLEHDDANRALMGANMQRQAVPCLRPDKPLVGTGLERIVALDSGTVVMATRGGVVDYVDANRIVIRVNDDETAAGEVGVDIYNLTKYTRSNQNTNINQRPIVQVGDHVKRGDVVADGASTDLGELALGQNMTVAFMPWNGYNFEDSILISEKVVADDRYTSIHIEELSVVARDTKLGSEEISRDISNLAESQLARLDESGIVYIGAEVEAGDVLVGKVTPKGETTLTPEEKLLRAIFGEKASDVKDTSLRVPSGMSGTVIDVQVFTREGIERDARAQSIIAEELQRYRLDLNDQLRIVEGDAFDRLQKLLLNKSANGGPKKLAKGSKITKEYLSELDRYHWFDIRPADEDVAAQVEAIKASIEAKRKQFDAAFEEKRKKLTQGDELPPGVTKMVKVYLAVKRRLQPGDKMAGRHGNKGVVSKIVPVEDMPYMADGRSVDIVLNPLGVPSRMNVGQILETHLGWAAQGIGKRIDAMLKEQAKVADLRKFFKTLYNETGRQENIDDFSDEQILELSSNLKNGLPFATPVFDGATENEIGKMLEFAYPDDQAKSLHMTPSRQQITLYDGRTGDAFERPVTVGVMHVLKLHHLVDDKMHARSTGPYSLVTQQPLGGKAQFGGQRFGEMEVWALEAYGASYVLQEMLTVKSDDVTGRTKVYENIVKGEHTIDAGMPESFNVLVKEIRSLGIDIDMERN